One Nostoc punctiforme PCC 73102 DNA window includes the following coding sequences:
- a CDS encoding TldD/PmbA family protein: protein MGSENLSQDTLAEQLLELAIKSGAEAAEVYQSRSLSRPVFFEANRLKQLETNQSEGTALRLWRNGRPGLTVAYGSVLAEVMVEKALALSHLNEPETVELGSNFQPSYPDLGESVPIEILVDWGKEAIALIRDVYPDVVCNGDWECDIETTRIVNTKGLDCYYTDTTLNCYVSAEWVRGDDFLSVADGQTKRGELHPERLANQILQRLIWARENVSPPTGRVPILFTSKAADMLWGTVQAALNGKQVLEISSPWAERLGNPVVAPSLTLYQDPEAGPYSCPFDDEGTPTQSLVFIQNGILQHFYGDRTTGRQLGTDTTGNGFRPGLGSYPTPGLFNFLIQPGSTSLPDLIQQLDDGLIVDQMLGDGGSISGDFSINVDLGYRVQNGQVIGRVKDTMVAGNVYTALKQVVALGNDGDWNGSCYTPSLIVEGLSTTGRSN from the coding sequence ATGGGTTCTGAAAATTTGTCACAAGATACACTAGCCGAACAGTTGCTGGAACTAGCTATAAAATCTGGAGCAGAAGCTGCTGAGGTGTATCAGTCGCGATCGCTTTCTCGTCCAGTGTTTTTTGAGGCAAACCGGCTCAAACAGCTAGAAACCAACCAATCTGAAGGTACAGCACTACGGCTTTGGCGAAACGGTCGTCCGGGGCTGACGGTGGCTTACGGTTCTGTATTAGCCGAAGTGATGGTGGAAAAAGCTCTGGCATTAAGCCACCTGAATGAACCGGAAACTGTAGAATTAGGCTCTAACTTTCAGCCCTCCTACCCAGATTTAGGAGAAAGTGTACCGATAGAGATTTTGGTAGACTGGGGCAAAGAAGCGATCGCACTCATCCGCGATGTTTATCCCGATGTTGTGTGCAATGGTGACTGGGAATGTGATATTGAAACTACCAGAATAGTCAATACTAAAGGTTTAGATTGTTACTACACGGATACTACCCTTAACTGCTATGTATCAGCAGAATGGGTACGTGGCGATGATTTTTTAAGTGTTGCCGATGGTCAAACCAAGCGGGGGGAACTTCACCCTGAGAGATTAGCTAACCAAATTTTACAACGATTAATTTGGGCCAGAGAAAATGTCTCACCCCCTACTGGTCGTGTCCCGATTTTGTTCACTTCTAAAGCTGCTGATATGCTTTGGGGTACTGTGCAAGCCGCTTTGAATGGCAAGCAAGTCTTAGAAATATCTTCACCTTGGGCAGAACGTTTAGGGAACCCAGTTGTTGCCCCCAGTCTCACTCTCTACCAAGATCCAGAAGCTGGCCCTTACAGTTGCCCTTTTGATGATGAAGGTACTCCGACTCAATCTTTAGTATTTATCCAAAACGGGATTTTACAGCATTTCTATGGCGATCGCACCACCGGCCGCCAATTGGGTACTGACACTACTGGAAATGGTTTTCGCCCTGGTTTAGGCAGCTATCCCACTCCTGGTTTATTTAATTTTCTCATCCAGCCAGGTTCGACATCGCTACCAGATTTGATTCAACAACTAGATGATGGCTTGATTGTGGATCAAATGCTGGGTGATGGTGGCAGTATTTCTGGAGATTTTTCGATCAACGTGGATTTAGGCTACCGCGTCCAAAATGGTCAAGTTATTGGGCGCGTTAAGGATACTATGGTTGCAGGTAATGTTTACACAGCCCTGAAGCAAGTGGTTGCACTGGGCAACGATGGTGACTGGAATGGTTCTTGTTATACTCCATCTCTGATAGTAGAAGGACTATCTACCACGGGGAGAAGCAATTAA